A window of Mangifera indica cultivar Alphonso chromosome 13, CATAS_Mindica_2.1, whole genome shotgun sequence contains these coding sequences:
- the LOC123195209 gene encoding acyl-lipid (9-3)-desaturase-like, which translates to MADSKKYISKEDLRAHNKSGDLWISIQGKIYDVSQWSKHHPGGELPLLSLAGQDVTDAFVAYHPGSAWQYLDNIFTGYYLKDYSVSEASKDYRKLVTEFSKMGLFEKNGHTVLYTLCFVAMLFVASVYGVCCSDSTWMHLCSGGLMGFLWIQSGWIGHDSGHYKITKSPRFNRFLQVLSGNCLAGVSIEWWKRNHNAHHIACNSLDFDPDLQHMPFFAVSSNFFKSIWSYFYDRKMNFDSFTRFLISYQHWTFYPVMCFARINLFAQSFLLLLSKRNVPHRRQDFLGLLVFWLWYPLLVSCLPNWGERVMFVVASFAVTGIQHVQFCLNHFSSSVYVGPPQANDWFGKQTSGSLNINCSSWMDWFHGGLQFQIEHHLFPRLPRCHLRKISPFVKELCKKHNLPYDIASFWKANAMTINTLRTAALEARDIASPVPKNLVWEAVNTHG; encoded by the coding sequence atggCTGATTCAAAGAAGTACATATCTAAAGAAGACCTAAGGGCACACAACAAGTCTGGCGATCTCTGGATCTCAATACAAGGCAAGATCTATGATGTTTCCCAATGGAGCAAACATCACCCTGGTGGTGAGCTTCCACTGCTCAGTCTTGCAGGTCAGGATGTTACTGACGCCTTTGTTGCTTACCATCCAGGCTCTGCCTGGCAGTATCTTGACAATATCTTTACTGGGTATTATCTCAAGGACTACTCGGTTTCAGAGGCTTCCAAAGATTATAGAAAACTTGTGACTGAGTTTTCGAAGATGGGGTTGTTTGAAAAGAATGGGCACACTGTGCTATATACACTCTGTTTCGTGGCAATGCTGTTTGTGGCTAGTGTTTATGGTGTTTGTTGCTCTGATAGCACATGGATGCATCTATGTTCTGGTGGATTAATGGGATTTTTGTGGATTCAAAGTGGGTGGATTGGGCATGATTCTGGCCATTACAAGATCACCAAAAGTCCCAGATTCAATCGTTTCTTGCAAGTTTTATCAGGGAATTGCCTTGCAGGGGTAAGTATTGAGTGGTGGAAACGGAACCATAATGCCCATCACATTGCCTGCAATAGTCTCGACTTCGACCCAGATCTTCAGCACATGCCTTTTTTTGCGGTATCCTCAAACTTTTTCAAGTCAATTTGGTCATATTTTTATGATAGGAAGATGAATTTTGATTCTTTTACAAGATTCTTGATTAGTTACCAGCATTGGACATTTTATCCTGTCATGTGTTTTGCTAGAATCAATCTATTTGCACAATCATTTTTGCTGTTGTTGTCTAAGAGGAATGTGCCCCATAGGCGTCAAGATTTTTTGGGGCTTCTTGTGTTTTGGCTTTGGTATCCCTTGCTGGTTTCCTGTTTACCAAATTGGGGGGAGAGAGTGATGTTTGTTGTTGCTAGTTTTGCTGTTACTGGAATTCAACATGTTCAGTTctgtttgaatcatttttccTCCAGTGTATATGTCGGTCCACCTCAAGCAAATGATTGGTTTGGGAAGCAAACTAGTGGCTCACTTAATATAAATTGCTCGTCTTGGATGGACTGGTTTCATGGAGGATTACAGTTTCAGATTGAGCACCATTTATTTCCTCGATTGCCTCGATGCCATCTTAGGAAAATATCACCCTTTGTTAAGGAGCTGTGCAAGAAGCATAATTTGCCATACGATATTGCCTCGTTCTGGAAGGCCAATGCAATGACAATTAACACTCTTCGGACTGCAGCCTTGGAGGCACGAGACATTGCCAGTCCTGTTCCGAAGAATCTGGTGTGGGAAGCTGTTAACACTCATGGATGA
- the LOC123194836 gene encoding translation machinery-associated protein 22-like, whose product MAEKPEAVQVLYCSVCSLPPEYCEFGPHFDKCKPWLIKNAPEIYPHLLSETNEKEADEVSSQLQSVGLSSGEASSSKEEEVKRLPGGKIKKKEKLEVVIEKVVRNKRKCITIVKGLDLFGIKLSDASKKLGKKFATGASVVKGPTEKEQIDVQGDISYDIVEFITESWPVVPKNSIYFIEDGKKVAAA is encoded by the exons ATGGCAGAGAAACCTGAAGCAGTGCAAGTTCTATACTGTTCTGTATGTTCTCTTCCGCCGGAATATTGTGAATTCGGTCCCCATTTTGACAAGTGCAAACCTTGGTTGATCAAAAACGCTCCCGAAATATACCCACATCTTCTTTCAG AGACAAATGAAAAGGAGGCTGATGAGGTTTCCTCTCAGCTTCAATCAGTTGGGTTATCTTCAG GGGAAGCGTCATCGTCTAAGGAAGAAGAAGTTAAACGTCTACCAGGTGgtaaaataaagaagaaa GAAAAGCTAGAAGTTGTAATTGAAAAGGTTGTACGGAACAAGCGCAAATGTATCACCATTGTGAAGGGGTTGGACCTATTTG GCATTAAACTTAGTGACGCTTCTAAAAAGCTTGGGAAAAAGTTTGCCACAGGAGCGTCAGTTGTTAAG GGGCCAACTGAGAAAGAGCAAATTGATGTTCAAGGAGACATATCATATGACATTGTGGAATTCATTACAGAATCCTGGCCAGTG GTGCCTAAAAATTCTATTTACTTCATTGAAGATGGTAAAAAAGTTGCAGCAGCTTGA